One genomic window of Vibrio parahaemolyticus includes the following:
- the dinF gene encoding MATE family efflux transporter DinF, which produces MTNSIFSPLSNPQVHRQVLALAIPMVLSNITVPLLGLVDAAVIGHLEHAWYLGGVALGSTMISVTFWLLGFLRMSTTGLAAQSYGGEDRKQLALVFMQGSFMALLFALVFLIAHNPLADLIFGWSDASAEVKHYGMQYFSIRVWSAPAALMNFVLLGWLLGTQNSKAPMWMVIITNVTNIALDLLFVMGLGWKVEGAALASVIADYSGMAFGLVCVWKTWQVRQLPSPKQLLADTQHGLGRFVKLNRDIFLRSLCLQAAFSFMTFQGASFGDDVVAANAVLMSFLMMISYGMDGFAYAMEAMVGKAIGAKDRAQLSDSLIGTFFWSLIICLGLTAVFGLAGANLIAMITSIAIVQQQAAIYLPWLVVMPLASMWCFLFDGIFVGATKGKDMRNSMFVATCCFFVIFFLFSGWQNHALWFAMTSFMAMRGFGLGAIFFYQWRKGTFLA; this is translated from the coding sequence GTGACAAACTCTATTTTCTCTCCTTTATCGAATCCCCAAGTACATCGTCAAGTCTTAGCTTTAGCTATACCTATGGTGTTGTCGAATATTACCGTTCCACTATTAGGCTTAGTCGATGCGGCGGTGATTGGCCACCTAGAGCACGCGTGGTATTTGGGCGGCGTTGCGCTGGGCAGCACTATGATCAGCGTAACGTTCTGGCTGCTTGGCTTCTTACGCATGTCGACGACTGGCCTAGCGGCGCAGTCCTATGGCGGTGAAGACCGAAAGCAACTTGCCTTGGTGTTTATGCAAGGCTCATTCATGGCTTTGCTGTTTGCTTTGGTGTTCCTCATAGCCCATAACCCACTTGCTGATCTGATTTTTGGCTGGAGTGATGCCAGTGCCGAAGTGAAGCACTACGGCATGCAATATTTCTCTATCCGTGTGTGGAGTGCCCCCGCAGCTCTAATGAACTTTGTGTTGTTGGGCTGGCTGCTCGGCACGCAAAACTCCAAAGCGCCTATGTGGATGGTGATCATCACCAATGTCACCAACATCGCTCTCGATTTGTTATTTGTGATGGGCTTAGGTTGGAAAGTTGAAGGTGCTGCGCTTGCATCCGTGATTGCTGATTACTCAGGCATGGCGTTTGGTTTGGTCTGCGTGTGGAAGACATGGCAAGTACGTCAGTTGCCGTCACCCAAGCAATTACTTGCTGACACTCAGCATGGGCTAGGGCGATTTGTGAAACTCAATCGCGATATCTTTCTTCGTTCATTATGTTTGCAAGCTGCGTTTAGCTTTATGACGTTTCAGGGCGCGAGCTTTGGTGATGATGTTGTCGCGGCAAACGCTGTGTTGATGAGCTTCTTGATGATGATTTCCTACGGCATGGATGGTTTTGCCTACGCGATGGAAGCGATGGTGGGGAAAGCGATTGGCGCGAAAGACCGAGCTCAGCTTAGTGATTCTCTGATCGGGACATTCTTTTGGAGTCTGATCATCTGCTTAGGGCTTACTGCGGTATTTGGCTTGGCGGGAGCGAATTTGATCGCCATGATCACTTCTATTGCGATTGTGCAGCAGCAAGCAGCGATCTATCTACCTTGGCTGGTGGTGATGCCGTTGGCATCCATGTGGTGTTTCTTATTCGATGGCATTTTTGTTGGTGCCACCAAAGGTAAAGATATGCGGAACAGTATGTTCGTGGCGACTTGCTGTTTCTTCGTAATCTTCTTTTTGTTCTCTGGCTGGCAAAACCATGCACTGTGGTTTGCGATGACCAGCTTTATGGCAATGCGAGGGTTTGGTCTTGGGGCGATATTCTTCTATCAATGGCGTAAAGGAACGTTCCTCGCGTAA
- a CDS encoding class I SAM-dependent methyltransferase, with translation MSKSKHQVPNHLLKPLLLRSRESMVDNGLVYDPIAAKACLSCKMAPDCLSGDVAQKQLLHVTLTQLCDQQVTQFLQQNPDAWIINVGAGLDTRFYRLDNGRCHWIELDVTENLVWRQRLFHKNERYEHRSGSVEDMSWLESLTIPDKSPVLILCEMALLDCSERHVARFIQNLGRHFVSAEVCMVLAGDLTESKWGQKLGSDYYAHGFEAPAEQVLRWLPWAQWVKAFSPFDRFCSRWKAWQRWLNKIPMLKHRLTPVLVHIKW, from the coding sequence ATGTCTAAGTCAAAACATCAAGTTCCTAATCATCTATTGAAACCTTTGCTATTACGCAGCCGTGAAAGCATGGTCGACAATGGTTTGGTGTATGACCCCATTGCGGCGAAAGCTTGTCTAAGCTGCAAGATGGCACCTGATTGTTTAAGTGGTGATGTCGCGCAAAAGCAGCTGCTACATGTGACGTTGACTCAACTGTGCGACCAACAGGTAACGCAGTTTTTGCAGCAAAATCCGGACGCTTGGATCATCAATGTTGGAGCTGGACTCGATACCCGTTTTTACCGTTTGGATAACGGCCGCTGTCACTGGATTGAATTGGATGTTACGGAGAATCTAGTTTGGCGTCAGCGTCTATTTCATAAAAACGAACGCTACGAACATCGCAGTGGGAGTGTGGAAGACATGTCGTGGCTCGAATCTCTGACCATTCCAGATAAATCACCCGTATTGATTCTGTGCGAAATGGCATTGTTGGATTGCTCTGAGCGACATGTTGCGCGGTTTATTCAAAACTTAGGTCGCCATTTTGTCTCAGCTGAGGTTTGTATGGTACTCGCTGGAGACTTAACAGAAAGCAAGTGGGGGCAAAAGCTTGGTTCGGATTACTATGCCCATGGATTTGAGGCACCGGCGGAACAAGTTCTGAGATGGCTGCCGTGGGCACAATGGGTGAAAGCGTTCTCGCCATTCGACCGATTCTGTTCACGATGGAAAGCTTGGCAACGCTGGCTCAATAAAATTCCAATGCTAAAGCACCGTCTCACGCCAGTGCTTGTTCACATCAAGTGGTAA
- the lexA gene encoding transcriptional repressor LexA, translating into MKPLTPRQQQVFDLIKSKIDDTGMPPTRAEIARELGFRSANAAEEHLKALARKQAIEIIPGASRGIRILLEDAANDEQGLPLIGQVAAGEPILAQEHVEAHYQVDPAMFKPQADFLLRVNGESMKDIGIMDGDLLAVHKTQDVRDGQVVVARVDDDVTVKRLERKGSTVLLHAENEEFAPIQVDLTSQHLTIEGLAVGIIRNTDWM; encoded by the coding sequence ATGAAGCCGTTAACGCCACGCCAACAACAAGTCTTCGATTTGATTAAAAGCAAAATCGATGACACCGGAATGCCACCAACTCGTGCAGAGATTGCGCGTGAGCTTGGCTTCCGCTCTGCGAATGCCGCAGAGGAACACCTAAAAGCGCTTGCTCGTAAGCAAGCCATTGAAATTATTCCGGGCGCATCGCGTGGGATCAGAATCCTGCTTGAAGATGCGGCCAATGACGAACAGGGCTTGCCTCTGATTGGTCAAGTCGCTGCGGGTGAGCCGATTCTGGCTCAAGAGCACGTAGAAGCGCACTACCAAGTTGACCCTGCGATGTTCAAGCCGCAAGCGGATTTCTTACTTCGTGTAAACGGCGAAAGTATGAAAGACATCGGTATCATGGACGGTGATTTGCTTGCTGTGCACAAAACACAAGATGTTCGCGATGGTCAGGTTGTCGTTGCTCGTGTTGATGACGATGTGACCGTCAAGCGCTTGGAGCGTAAAGGTTCAACCGTTTTATTGCATGCAGAGAATGAAGAGTTTGCACCGATTCAAGTGGACTTAACGTCTCAGCATCTGACTATTGAAGGCTTAGCCGTTGGTATTATTCGCAATACCGATTGGATGTAA